GAGGCCTATATATTCAAGAGGAAATGTCCTGTTAGAGAGCGGAAGGGACTCTCACCAAAGTTATTCCACAGAAAACGATCTCAAAACTCTCCTTCGCCCCTGACTCTAACCCTGAACTTGACCCACCTGACATAGACGAATCTTCTGGATTTGGAATGGGGATGAGACTTGAGAGATAGAAATAGAGACAAAGCCAAAGGTGGCGGGATTAAGTTTAGAGTTAGGAATTAggattagatttttatttttattttaacaggTTTCGgatctgcaatttttttttttttcatccctctCAGATCAGTTTCTTTGGATTTGGGCTATTTTTCAATAATGGGCTCTGTTCCTTTATTTAGTTAcgactctctttctctttttctttttttttaatttgggattTAGGAGGTACAAAATTTTGGTATGGTGCAACAAAATATTAGCTCACTTCTGGGCCTGTCACATAGTGATTCCTCATTAATGGGCCTTAAGAAGTGTTTGGTTTATAGAATTTTTAGATgtggttcaaaattttattttattttatttttttctagaatCAAATTTCAAAGATTCTTGATCGAGAAATCAAGGTAACAATTTTGATTGCATCATGGACAAAAATTGGGtaaagaaaagtgcaatctttTCATTAATcaatgttataaaaatttaaggaGACGGTTTCTTATTTAGTTAATTAAGATTACTGTCATttacaaataataaatatatttattagaGAGATGCCACGATTACAAGTCAGTATGGGAAATAGAGTGACAAGTTTGGTGTAGGAGTAGTGTatagagtgttttttttttctttgatgagtTCTAGTCCTTATCAGATATGATTTATATGGTTTCAATTATTatgattttcataaaatatagtAAAGCTCGATTGAGCTTACTGTTGTCGTATCGCCAACAAGATGTACTATTGGGTACCTTTCTCACATTTCTTTCATGTAGTGTATTTGAGTTAATCTCAATGAGAGCATGAGTTGTGAATTTCGGAGAAGTTTATATGGTTTCCTTGCTCTTTTGAAGATTCTTCCATTGTCGTAATTAGTAGGGTTTGAAGGAATTATGAATAGACAGAAATTTGTCAAGTGTAGAATTGGTAAATTGAGTCATTGGTACCTAACAATTGGTAACGAATTTCCAAATTCTTGATATAGCGGATGATTACATGAGAAACAGAGTTTTCAATGGAAAAAGGGCTCTCATATTAATTCGCAGAATAGTTTTTTTTCAATGTCATActcataccattttttttttctttcccttttgctTTGAAGATGCCATGAATACGCTGAGTTTCTTCCCTTTTAGAGTATTTCGCGCGGTAGTGTGAAAAGCGGACTTTGTTTTGTGCGTGTGGGCTGTTGATAAAACATGGCTTGGAGTTTCGGAGAATGACTTTAGAGCGTGTTCACCTGGTATTATTTTGattaaactttttctttaattgtgtTTAAGTTTTCTAGAGGATGATTGACAGCTTTGTTGACTGGCTggtgaaagaaacataatttgctaataaattaaaaagaaaaagaaaaaaaaagcaatctgGTTAATGGTCTTTTGGAAAGAAAAGGTTGTCTACGGTATCTTCATAGCCATAATTCATTGATTAGTGGTGCATGTATTACCAACTTTTATTACATTAAGCTTATGAAATGATGTGACACCAACTACAAAGAGACCTTTAAATACTCATTTATACAGTGATCGAAAcctactaattatatttattgtcacatcagtttgtaaattttttataataaaatttgtaatgtttttagcattttcctaattCATTATGACTAATAACAGAATTgtgccataattttttttttgatgggcaCCTGAATTTGTACCATAACTTAAGATTGGGGGTCAAATAAGATGCCATGAATACCAAGAGGGAAGCAAATGGAGTGGAGGTCAAGTTGAGCAAGATCAATTCTGAGAAAAGATGTTGTAGCGATGGTtagaattataattaaataattaaattcacaacTTTCCTAATGGCTTAATCTTTTAGGAGAATCAGTAATTTATCTTGGTATACTTAATCTTTTGGGAGAATAAAAAACTTATTAGCCTCTATCTCTAGAGGTACTAtcaggaatttttgtttggagggGCCAAGATTAAAAGagatacatacatatatatatatatatatatatatcaatttcaaGATTTGCTTCTCCAAATGTTAAAACAAAGacaaatttgttaattttggcATGTTTAtgagatttttcaaataaaattagtaaTATCATATATTTGATTATTAAGAATTATGTTGTAATCTAGCGCCAAATGTGTTTGTCATACCAAATTCTATTTTTATCTGCTTGTTTGAGtatattagaaaaaagaagaatataaattGGTTTAATAGCTAACATTAGataagtaaaaagaaatttgagtaaaatataaatgaaaaaggagaataaatattttgtacCTTCAAGaattaaaaaccatttttcCTTAACTTTAATTAGGAAAACTCTTTGTTacgaaagagagagaggagagagattctttttttttttttttttagaaataagagaggagagagattcttttttttttttttaagaaataagagaggagagagattttttttttttttttttttaagaaataagagaggagagagattgATAGCACTAGATAAGAAGTGTGTGGTTATTAGAACACCGTGCGATGAGATATTTTGGAAAGTCGCTGGAAAGTAGAATATTAGAAAatgcaaattgaaaatttgaaagtaataaaacaaatttcaacaaaaCAAGGATAAGGTGGGGCCGTGGGCATAGTTAATCAATTTCCTCCGGACTGGCAGCTCTTGAAAAAAAGGCATTGGGGTCTATCTTTTGCCCGTTTCCCggagctctctctctcacccaaaGGAGTAATCTGCTAATAATCAGCCTTCATTGCACGGcatcaaatatttcattttcccCAAATTCCTGTTTCTCCAAACCAAATGACGCTTCACCAAACCAATTCGTGTGCATCTTGTTCCATATACCTTCATGTGATTCTCTTCCTTTTTATAATCCTGCTCTGCTTGCAACCAACCACTGCAGCCCCTGCTCCAACAAATGAGACCGATCGTTTGGCTTTGCTCCAATTTAAAGAATCTGTAACTTATGATccatatcaaattttgagttCATGGAATGCCTCTGTGAACTTCTGCAATTGGCTTGGAATAACATGCGATGTTCGACACCAAAGAGTCACGGCCTTGGACCTACCGGGCTACGACTTTGGTGGATCTCTATCACCTTACATCGGCAACCTAAGCTTTCTTAGGTCCATCAAACTCCAAAACAACAGATTCTATGGTGAAATACCACCCGACTTGTCCAACTGCTCCAATCTCAGATTCATACATCTTCATGTGAATAACTTTACAGGGAAAATTCCAATGGAGCTAGGCTCTCTAATGAAACTTGAAGAACTTCAACTCCTCAAAAACAATTTGGCAGGAGGGATCCCACCTTCCCTAGGAAATCTTTCTTCGCTCAAATCTTTCGCTGCAGAGTACAATAACCTGGAGGGAAATATTCCAGATACCATAGGCCGATTAGAAGGCTTAGTAGTTTTCTCAATTCTCATGAATAAATTGTCAGGTATGATCCCTTCCTCTCTTTACAACGTGTCATCTCTCCAAATATTTTCAGTTGCAGACAACCAACTTAATGGCACACTTCCAACAAACATAGGCCTTAATCTTCCTAATCTCCAAGTTCTTCAATTTGGTGGGAATGAGTTCTCTGGGCCAATCCCTACTTCATTATGCAATGCAACTCAccttcaaaaaattgatttaggTATGAACAATTTTCTGGGATCAGTTCCAACTAATCTTGGAAATTTGTTGGATCTTTTCTGGCTAGGTTTGAATGGCAATTACCTAGGAAAGAGCCTCCATTTCTTAACATCGCTAACAAATTGTAGCAAACTGGTCTCCGTGGATTTAAGAGAAAACCAATTTCAAGGTGTTTTGCCCAATTCTATAGCCAACTTGTCAACCAACCTcactaaattatattttggaGGCAATGAAATATCTGGAACTATTCCTGCATCATTAGAGAATCTTGTCAACTTAATTGGCTTAGGCATGGATTATAATCACTTCAGTGGCACCATTCCTACTAGCTTCGGGAGGTTTCAGAAGATGCAACTGTTGGCTTTAGGTGGAAACAAATTGTCTGGAGAAATACCAACCTTCATAGGCAACCTTACTCAGTTGTTCCGACTCGAGTTACAAGAAAACAGATTCGAAGGAACCATACCTCCAAGTATTGTACACTGCCCAAATTTGCAGATCTTGGACGTTTCACAAAATAACCTTAATGGATCCATACCCCTGGAGCTTATTGGTCCTTCTTCCCTTACGCTAATTTTCCTCAATTTATCTTACAACTCATTGACTGGCAAACTGCCATCTGAAGTAGGTAACCTGGAAAATATCAACAAACTGGATGTTTCTAACAATAATTTGTTGGGTGAAATTCCGCCATCTATCGGAGCTTGTTTGACTTTGGAACACCTTAACCTGCAAGGGAATTCCTTTATAGGACCCATTCCATCATCTATGGCTTCTTTGAGAGGTCTTCAACTTCTAGATGTTTCACAAAATAACCTATCAGGATCCATTCCAGACGATTTCAAGAAGCTTCcttttttagaaagtttaaaTCTTTCGTTTAATAATTTTGAGGGTGAGGTACCAACTGAAGGAGTTTTTAATAGCACAAATGCAATATCATTGATTGGAAATGCTAGACTTTGTGGTGGTATACCAAACTTGAAGTTGCCAAAATGTCTTGTAAAAGTCATGAAACGAGGGAAGTCCAGTGGCTTCAGAGtagcaattattattattcccaTTATTCTATTTATTTGCTTGCTACCATCATTTCTTGTTCTCTATtggataaaaaaatcaaaaagggATTCACTATCTATGGTTTCAATGGTCCCCCGTGATTTTATATACGGAGAACATTATCAAGCACTAGAACCCCGTAATGTTACTTACAAAGAACTCTATCAGGCAACTAGTGGATTTTCttcaaataatttaattggATCTAGCAGATTTGGCTCTGTATATAAAGGAGCTCTTAATGGGAATGAAACTCTAGTTGCTATAAAGGTCCTTAACCTTCAACAGAGGGGAGCTTCCAAAAGTTTCATGGCTGAATGCAATGCATTACGAAGTATTCGGCATCGGAATCttgttaaaataataacatgTTGCTCTCACATGGATCATTGTGGAAATGAATTCAAAGCTCTAGTGTTTGAATTCATGACAAATGGGAGCTTAGATGTTTGGTTGCATCCAGGGCT
This genomic stretch from Quercus lobata isolate SW786 chromosome 3, ValleyOak3.0 Primary Assembly, whole genome shotgun sequence harbors:
- the LOC115982617 gene encoding putative receptor-like protein kinase At3g47110 isoform X1; this translates as MTLHQTNSCASCSIYLHVILFLFIILLCLQPTTAAPAPTNETDRLALLQFKESVTYDPYQILSSWNASVNFCNWLGITCDVRHQRVTALDLPGYDFGGSLSPYIGNLSFLRSIKLQNNRFYGEIPPDLSNCSNLRFIHLHVNNFTGKIPMELGSLMKLEELQLLKNNLAGGIPPSLGNLSSLKSFAAEYNNLEGNIPDTIGRLEGLVVFSILMNKLSGMIPSSLYNVSSLQIFSVADNQLNGTLPTNIGLNLPNLQVLQFGGNEFSGPIPTSLCNATHLQKIDLGMNNFLGSVPTNLGNLLDLFWLGLNGNYLGKSLHFLTSLTNCSKLVSVDLRENQFQGVLPNSIANLSTNLTKLYFGGNEISGTIPASLENLVNLIGLGMDYNHFSGTIPTSFGRFQKMQLLALGGNKLSGEIPTFIGNLTQLFRLELQENRFEGTIPPSIVHCPNLQILDVSQNNLNGSIPLELIGPSSLTLIFLNLSYNSLTGKLPSEVGNLENINKLDVSNNNLLGEIPPSIGACLTLEHLNLQGNSFIGPIPSSMASLRGLQLLDVSQNNLSGSIPDDFKKLPFLESLNLSFNNFEGEVPTEGVFNSTNAISLIGNARLCGGIPNLKLPKCLVKVMKRGKSSGFRVAIIIIPIILFICLLPSFLVLYWIKKSKRDSLSMVSMVPRDFIYGEHYQALEPRNVTYKELYQATSGFSSNNLIGSSRFGSVYKGALNGNETLVAIKVLNLQQRGASKSFMAECNALRSIRHRNLVKIITCCSHMDHCGNEFKALVFEFMTNGSLDVWLHPGLDNENQSRNLSLLQRLNVAIDVATAINYLHNHSVLPIIHCDLKPSNILLDNDMVAHISDFGLARFGSTIEDSCLKETITSGLKGSIGYVAPEYGMGYDTSTKGDVYSYGIIILEMFLGKRPTDKMFKDGLNLHYYAKMAVAQPERLVQIVDPILGREVEEMPTTTVNREDNNENEMEANEEIHDIVNLCQMDAIVRECLVPILKLGLACSVQSPKERMNMEEVTRILHLIKNAYLSSRI
- the LOC115982617 gene encoding putative receptor-like protein kinase At3g47110 isoform X2, giving the protein MTLHQTNSCASCSIYLHVILFLFIILLCLQPTTAAPAPTNETDRLALLQFKESVTYDPYQILSSWNASVNFCNWLGITCDVRHQRVTALDLPGYDFGGSLSPYIGNLSFLRSIKLQNNRFYGEIPPDLSNCSNLRFIHLHVNNFTGKIPMELGSLMKLEELQLLKNNLAGGIPPSLGNLSSLKSFAAEYNNLEGNIPDTIGRLEGLVVFSILMNKLSGMIPSSLYNVSSLQIFSVADNQLNGTLPTNIGLNLPNLQVLQFGGNEFSGPIPTSLCNATHLQKIDLGMNNFLGSVPTNLGNLLDLFWLGLNGNYLGKSLHFLTSLTNCSKLVSVDLRENQFQGVLPNSIANLSTNLTKLYFGGNEISGTIPASLENLVNLIGLGMDYNHFSGTIPTSFGRFQKMQLLALGGNKLSGEIPTFIGNLTQLFRLELQENRFEGTIPPSIVHCPNLQILDVSQNNLNGSIPLELIGPSSLTLIFLNLSYNSLTGKLPSEVGNLENINKLDVSNNNLLGEIPPSIGACLTLEHLNLQGNSFIGPIPSSMASLRGLQLLDVSQNNLSGSIPDDFKKLPFLESLNLSFNNFEGEVPTEGVFNSTNAISLIGNARLCGGIPNLKLPKCLVKVMKRGKSSGFRVAIIIIPIILFICLLPSFLVLYWIKKSKRDSLSMVSMVPRDFIYGEHYQALEPRNVTYKELYQATSGFSSNNLIGSSRFGSVYKGALNGNETLVAIKVLNLQQRGASKSFMAECNALRSIRHRNLVKIITCCSHMDHCGNEFKALVFEFMTNGSLDVWLHPGLDNENQSRNLSLLQRLNVAIDVATAINYLHNHSVLPIIHCDLKPSNILLDNDMVAHISDFGLARFGSTIEDSCLKETITSGLKGSIGYVAPDINGSNTNSVFFACPS